CTGTAAAAAACAGCAAGTTAATGGGCAGTGGAGACTTTTGCCCAATTCAGTAGTATATAAAGAAAGTGAATCGGTTATTGATACAATGTGGAAAAGACGGATTGCATTTCTCGGTCACATATCTCGCCTACCAAATATTAGAATCTTGAAACAACTTTTTAACTACTTCTGGAACAGTGAAAGaaaaacatctggtttaaagaagtacaaagtgatctggatgaatTCAACATCACCACACACAAAATTaaacacagagaagagaaactgcttttgaagaacaaatacacacggctGACACTCAACCCATCAGAACGGAAGAAgtgtcatatctgcagaagaacgagcagccagatTATAGCGGAAttttgggaaacgaagaaattgctgactgctaagacataaacttaatcattgtagactctgttgtattatgtCTGATTTTAGTGCTTCAATGTGGGTGTAAACTATGTAAAGTAATAAATAAACAAGGCTTTAAGAGTGGTCGGCAGGTGTCAGTATTCTAAATACAAAACATAAATCATACGTTTGGTTTATAACAGTAAATGACAATATTTGATACATTCTAGAtatcatttaattttgatgtataAACAGTACTCTTACTTTTTCAAATCGTAAATCGTTATCCTGTTTCCTACTGGGCTAACAACCGAGTCACCGTCCGGTGTAAACAATAGATTGCCTTTCCTGTACACTGTTCCAAGTAAGTTGGaaaactgaaataaagaaattacatCGCTGATGGGTTGCTACGTCCAGTGTCAAATAAACACAAAAACATGATCTTATTAATTTACAATGTACACTCATCAATCTGTCAAAGACAAAAGATACGAATTACATTACCTTGTAACAGAACTTCATGTCGatttgaaaaaatgaaaatatttctatCTATACTTCTGCTACAAACTCCAAATCCCACATGGGAACTTCAAATACAACCGCAATCCGCTTCGTCTTTGTTATTGTACAATCAAAGATTCAAGAACTTCTGCAAGGGGGCGCAGGGCAAAGATTCAATATTTGACTATCGTCCTGCGGAGAGAAATATATTTGTAATATGCagaacaagaaatatttttatgtctatcttATTGAAATTTAAGTTAAAGAAAAATACATTGAACCCCGTTAGTTCAACATAAATTTCATTATTTAGTCGGCGAGCCTACAATGTGACGTCATAGCAGTATTTCCAACGGCAGTTCCTATTCGCTAACTGCAGAGGGCTGAAACAGCTCTCGACCAATAGACATTGAGTACACAAATGCGGTGAGCCAGAAAAGTTCAACCCATCACATGATCCATACCACTGTGTAGGCCATATTTGACAGAGGCTGAGTAGTGTGGTGTAGTGCGTGTGGAGTCTGGTGGGTGATTGTTCAGAAAATACTCAGCAAAAATGGCGTTAGGAGAAGATCGTCCAATCTACGGCCCTTTCTTTGGAGTAATGGGGGCTGCATCTGCAATAATTTTCAGCTGTGAGTAATCTACCTTAATACGTATTGATTGGTGAATGTTAGATGATGAAATGTATTACCATAATACTGTAGTCCTGTTCGCAAGAATGAGATAGCTTCTCGGTAGATAAACCCACAGGTTAGGGGAAAACACTCTCCCTCGATCCCTAAGATATGATAGAAATCTATCTCTTAAATAGCCGCACATGCTTTAAGGGTGCTATCTTCATAGATCGGGGCCCGACGCAAAGGATGAGTGGGCTAAGATTATTAACGCTTTTGTGTGTGTAAAATAACGCTCCCACTACAGTTTTCCCCCCTGTAATACAAAAGGGGCGTGTTGGATACATAGTGTTATTTCAGTGTTTTCACAAGGGTTCGGTGGGATTTTGAAATATGTTGAATTTGTTTTTAGCTCTGGGAGCAGCATACGGAACTGCGAAGTCCGGTACGGGTATTGCAGCGATGTCTGTAATGCGACCAGAGCTGATTATGAAGTCTATAATCCCCGTTGTCATGGCTGGTATCATCGCAATTTACGGCTTGGTCGTAGCAGTATTGATAGCAGGAGCTCTTGAGGAGCCCGCCAGCTACACTTTATTTAAGTAAGTAGTTAGAAATTAGACTGGCTAAAGATTTCTTGTAAATATTCTTTACTGACAAACTTCATGTCTTCCAGGGGATTTGTCCACTTGGGGGCAGGATTGGCCGTCGGATTTAGCGGGCTGGCAGCAGGATTTGCTATCGGCATCGTAGGCGATGCTGGAGTTAGAGGAACTGCTCAACAACCACGTCTGTTTGTAGGAATGATTTTGATTCTCATTTTCGCTGAGGTGTTAGGTCTTTATGGACTTATTGTCGCTATCTActtgtataccaaataaattgccCTTTGGTAAACGTGTTTCCATCAGTCATCTGCATGAAAGATTTTGTTCGTGGAAGTCATCTTATTGTGAATCATGCCTTCATT
This sequence is a window from Schistocerca serialis cubense isolate TAMUIC-IGC-003099 chromosome 7, iqSchSeri2.2, whole genome shotgun sequence. Protein-coding genes within it:
- the LOC126412812 gene encoding V-type proton ATPase 16 kDa proteolipid subunit c, with the translated sequence MALGEDRPIYGPFFGVMGAASAIIFSSLGAAYGTAKSGTGIAAMSVMRPELIMKSIIPVVMAGIIAIYGLVVAVLIAGALEEPASYTLFKGFVHLGAGLAVGFSGLAAGFAIGIVGDAGVRGTAQQPRLFVGMILILIFAEVLGLYGLIVAIYLYTK